The Mucilaginibacter yixingensis genome window below encodes:
- a CDS encoding glycosyltransferase family 4 protein, translating into MKIAYISTYPPRECGIATFNQNLFHAVCANFPKRGDVLQNGFVVALNDNEKLNEHEYPREVKFVIRQDHQKDYIRAANYINTSDADAVILEHEFGIYGGESGIYVLPLLKRLHKPLISILHTVLKEPSFVQKIIIRELAEQSSKIVVMSRRAVDFLTEIYDVPVEKIQIIEHGVPDLEAPANNPVKNLAAFKNHRVLLTFGLLSRGKGLETVIKALPEIVQQHPDVMYVVLGNTHPGVLKSSGEEYRDYLKSLAAQLGVAKNLTFINKFVTDEELIDYLTAAEIYVTPYLNEAQITSGTLSYAVGSGSAVVSTPYWHAQELLEGGRGRLFNFRDSDQLSSIINELLSDHEKLTEMKENSYEYGLHLRWPKVGAEYIKVAQELTASYDFSERLLQSSIVDPEILPKFSLAHVKRLTDDTGIVQHAKYGIPNLKEGYCLDDNSRALIMALMAYQRNKSQEAFDLLPIYLSYIHYMQTDDGNFRNFLSFNRMYLDEVGSEDSFGRTIWALGYLIDCAANSSYQEFAFELFIKSIPHFDSLKYLRGIANTIIGVSLFLKAYPTDKGMTDKLIQMTKPLVDAYEQTRADDWEWFENEMTYDNAILPLALLHSCQVTGDERVREIALKTMNFLDELTLSKGYLSPVGNEGWYHRGGEFPVYDQQAIETMAMVLMYFQAYQTLRDPEYIEKMFLCYRWFLGDNSMRAPLYDHETKGCCDGLLPTGINRNQGAESTLAYLISHLTVLRAFELEYEYNKNERGVEAV; encoded by the coding sequence ATGAAAATTGCATATATATCAACCTACCCACCGCGCGAGTGCGGTATAGCCACCTTTAACCAGAACTTGTTCCACGCGGTGTGTGCTAACTTCCCGAAGCGGGGAGATGTGCTGCAGAACGGCTTTGTGGTGGCCCTGAATGATAACGAAAAACTGAACGAACACGAGTACCCCCGAGAGGTAAAATTTGTGATCCGGCAGGATCATCAGAAAGATTATATCCGCGCTGCCAACTACATCAACACCAGCGATGCCGATGCAGTGATATTGGAACACGAGTTTGGCATTTATGGTGGCGAGAGCGGCATTTACGTACTGCCGCTACTGAAACGCTTGCATAAGCCGCTAATCTCTATCCTGCACACGGTTTTGAAAGAGCCCAGCTTTGTACAAAAGATCATCATCCGCGAGCTGGCCGAACAATCGTCCAAGATTGTGGTAATGAGTCGCCGGGCCGTAGATTTTCTGACCGAGATCTACGATGTTCCGGTCGAGAAGATCCAAATCATAGAACACGGCGTGCCCGACCTAGAAGCACCGGCCAATAACCCGGTTAAAAATCTGGCAGCATTTAAGAACCACCGGGTGCTGCTTACGTTCGGCTTACTGAGTCGCGGCAAGGGATTGGAAACCGTAATTAAAGCGCTGCCCGAGATTGTACAGCAACACCCCGATGTGATGTATGTGGTGCTGGGCAATACACATCCGGGGGTATTGAAAAGTTCGGGCGAGGAGTATCGTGATTACCTGAAAAGTTTGGCGGCACAGCTGGGTGTAGCCAAGAATTTAACGTTTATCAACAAGTTTGTGACCGATGAGGAGCTGATAGACTACCTTACCGCAGCTGAAATTTATGTAACCCCGTATTTGAACGAGGCGCAAATCACCAGCGGCACGCTGTCTTACGCGGTAGGCTCCGGTTCAGCAGTAGTATCGACCCCCTACTGGCATGCGCAGGAATTGCTGGAAGGTGGCCGTGGACGATTATTCAACTTCCGCGATTCTGATCAATTGAGCAGCATCATTAACGAGTTATTGAGCGACCATGAAAAGCTGACCGAAATGAAGGAGAATTCTTACGAATACGGCCTGCACCTGCGGTGGCCCAAGGTAGGGGCCGAATATATCAAAGTGGCTCAGGAACTGACTGCAAGCTATGATTTTAGCGAGCGCTTGTTGCAAAGCAGCATTGTTGACCCGGAGATACTACCTAAATTTAGCCTGGCCCATGTGAAGCGCTTAACGGATGATACCGGTATTGTGCAGCATGCCAAATACGGCATCCCTAATTTGAAAGAGGGCTATTGTTTGGACGATAATTCCCGCGCCCTCATTATGGCGCTGATGGCCTACCAACGTAACAAAAGCCAGGAAGCGTTCGATCTGCTGCCTATCTACCTCAGTTATATCCATTACATGCAAACGGACGATGGTAATTTCCGCAATTTTCTGAGTTTTAACCGCATGTACCTGGACGAGGTAGGTTCCGAAGATTCCTTCGGTCGCACCATTTGGGCACTGGGTTATTTGATTGATTGTGCAGCCAACAGCTCCTACCAGGAGTTTGCCTTTGAGTTGTTTATTAAATCTATCCCGCATTTTGACTCGTTGAAATACCTGCGCGGAATAGCCAATACCATTATCGGCGTGAGCCTGTTCCTGAAGGCTTATCCTACCGACAAAGGCATGACCGACAAACTGATCCAGATGACTAAACCGCTGGTTGATGCCTACGAGCAAACCCGTGCCGACGATTGGGAATGGTTTGAAAACGAGATGACTTATGATAACGCCATCCTGCCGCTGGCCCTGCTGCACTCGTGCCAGGTTACCGGCGACGAGCGGGTACGCGAGATTGCACTAAAAACCATGAATTTCCTGGATGAGCTTACCTTATCAAAAGGCTATCTAAGTCCGGTAGGCAACGAGGGCTGGTACCACCGTGGCGGCGAGTTCCCGGTTTATGATCAGCAGGCTATTGAAACCATGGCCATGGTGCTCATGTACTTCCAGGCCTACCAAACCCTGCGTGATCCGGAGTATATCGAAAAAATGTTCCTCTGCTACCGCTGGTTCCTTGGCGATAACTCTATGCGGGCACCACTCTATGACCACGAGACCAAAGGCTGTTGCGATGGCCTGCTTCCTACCGGCATTAACCGCAACCAGGGAGCAGAAAGTACACTGGCTTATTTGATATCGCACCTTACTGTGCTGCGCGCCTTTGAACTGGAATACGAGTATAATAAGAATGAGAGAGGGGTGGAAGCGGTTTGA
- a CDS encoding glycosyltransferase family 4 protein yields the protein MKLAILSPVAWRTPPRHYGPWEQIASTIAEGMVQKGLDITLFATGDSITAGKLQSICATGYEEDRAQDAKVLECLHISNLMEQADQFDLIHNNFDFLPLTYSRLIKTPIVTTIHGFSSPKIIPVYQKYNDIGHYVSISNADRSNQLTYTATVYNGINPKDFDFVEQPDDYLLYFGRIHHDKGCAEAIAIARKTKRRLLIAGIIQDESYYRSCVEPELNEQIVYVGHAGPEKRKELLGKATALLHPINFNEPFGMSVAEAMLCGTPVIAFNRGSMPELINHEQTGFLVSNVDEAVAAVNGLPNINRANCRDWAMSKFSSQKMVDDYFEVYQRVQGWF from the coding sequence ATGAAACTCGCCATACTATCTCCCGTTGCCTGGCGCACACCTCCACGGCATTACGGCCCCTGGGAGCAGATTGCAAGCACCATCGCCGAAGGCATGGTGCAGAAAGGACTGGACATTACCCTTTTTGCCACGGGCGATTCTATCACCGCAGGTAAGCTGCAATCTATCTGCGCAACCGGTTATGAGGAAGACCGCGCACAAGATGCCAAAGTATTGGAGTGTCTGCACATCAGTAACCTCATGGAGCAGGCCGATCAGTTTGACCTGATCCATAACAATTTTGATTTCCTGCCCCTCACCTACTCGCGATTGATCAAAACACCGATAGTCACCACCATCCATGGTTTTTCATCGCCTAAGATCATCCCGGTTTATCAGAAGTACAATGATATTGGCCATTACGTATCTATCAGCAATGCCGACCGGAGCAATCAGCTTACCTATACCGCCACCGTTTATAATGGCATCAACCCCAAAGATTTTGATTTTGTGGAGCAGCCTGATGATTACCTGCTGTACTTCGGCCGCATCCATCATGATAAAGGCTGCGCCGAGGCTATTGCAATTGCCCGCAAAACCAAAAGGCGATTGCTGATTGCCGGGATTATTCAGGATGAAAGTTATTACCGCAGTTGTGTGGAGCCAGAGCTGAATGAGCAGATTGTTTACGTAGGTCATGCCGGGCCCGAGAAACGCAAGGAACTGCTAGGCAAGGCCACCGCCCTGCTGCACCCTATCAATTTTAATGAGCCCTTTGGGATGAGTGTAGCCGAGGCTATGTTATGCGGCACGCCGGTGATTGCCTTTAACCGCGGTTCAATGCCAGAGCTGATCAATCACGAGCAGACTGGCTTTTTGGTAAGCAACGTTGACGAAGCTGTGGCTGCGGTGAATGGGCTACCAAACATCAATCGTGCTAATTGCCGCGATTGGGCAATGAGCAAATTTTCGAGCCAGAAAATGGTGGATGATTATTTTGAGGTGTATCAGCGGGTGCAGG